In a single window of the Candidatus Celerinatantimonas neptuna genome:
- the pcpF gene encoding Glutathionyl-hydroquinone reductase PcpF, with protein MLVNGQWQKNWDPVQKSDEKGRFIRQTSSFRTRLSKHEAKALADGEKPLTLYAGLICPWATRTLIARSLFGLERYLPVKIVAPIITDYGWQFTDYSDSTPRSEVQFDYAHQLYVKSDEKFTGRATIPFLWDDTEQRIINNESADILQIFNDDLRVIHNSHYQLRPQQHLDEIGTLNKAIYERLNNGVYQAGFAITEEAYQEAYEHVFSMLDELENRLEGQRYLFGENLSETDIRLFVTLVRFDVAYYGIFKTNKKRISDYCNLSRYLDSLLQIEAFAKNTNIKHIKAGYYSIKALNPNQIAPKGPELDWFKYL; from the coding sequence ATGTTAGTGAACGGGCAATGGCAGAAAAATTGGGACCCAGTCCAAAAATCCGATGAAAAAGGCCGCTTCATTCGCCAAACCAGCTCGTTTCGAACCCGGTTAAGTAAACACGAGGCAAAAGCACTGGCCGATGGTGAAAAACCATTGACACTTTATGCGGGTCTTATCTGCCCCTGGGCCACCCGCACGCTGATTGCCCGTTCACTCTTTGGCTTAGAGAGATACCTGCCAGTTAAGATTGTAGCCCCCATCATCACGGATTATGGCTGGCAATTTACTGATTATTCTGACTCAACACCGCGATCAGAAGTCCAGTTCGATTATGCCCATCAGTTATACGTTAAAAGTGATGAAAAATTCACTGGCCGGGCAACCATTCCATTCTTATGGGATGACACAGAGCAACGTATTATCAATAACGAATCGGCTGACATTCTACAAATCTTCAACGACGATCTGAGGGTCATTCACAACAGTCACTATCAGCTTCGTCCGCAGCAACATCTGGATGAAATCGGAACATTAAACAAAGCAATCTATGAACGTTTGAATAATGGTGTCTATCAGGCAGGATTTGCCATCACCGAAGAAGCCTATCAGGAAGCCTATGAACATGTATTTAGCATGCTAGACGAACTAGAGAACAGACTAGAAGGGCAACGCTATTTATTTGGAGAGAATCTCAGCGAAACAGATATTCGGTTATTTGTCACACTGGTTCGCTTTGACGTAGCTTACTATGGGATCTTCAAAACAAATAAAAAACGGATCAGCGATTATTGCAATCTGAGCCGTTATCTGGACAGCTTGCTGCAAATCGAGGCATTTGCCAAAAATACCAATATTAAGCATATCAAAGCGGGATACTATTCCATTAAAGCACTTAATCCCAACCAGATCGCCCCTAAAGGGCCTGAATTAGACTGGTTTAAATACCTATAA
- the yhaI gene encoding Inner membrane protein YhaI, translated as MRWYWDVLKKYFVFSGRARRKEYWMFLFINLLIIVVLQIALMSSSVSGDINRLLLFLFMVYPWLTLIPSIAVSVRRLHDIGYSGWWYLLNFLLVIGNIIFLIMMCKDGNKGLNRFGKDPKLAEPISMDGLKSF; from the coding sequence ATGCGTTGGTATTGGGATGTATTAAAGAAATATTTTGTGTTTTCTGGCCGGGCCAGGCGAAAAGAATATTGGATGTTTTTATTCATCAATCTATTGATTATTGTAGTTTTACAGATCGCATTAATGAGTTCTTCTGTTTCAGGGGATATCAATCGTCTGCTATTATTTCTTTTTATGGTGTATCCGTGGCTGACTTTGATACCCAGCATTGCTGTTTCGGTAAGACGTCTACATGATATTGGCTATAGTGGTTGGTGGTATCTCCTGAATTTTTTATTGGTGATTGGAAATATCATTTTTTTGATCATGATGTGTAAAGATGGCAATAAAGGATTAAACCGGTTTGGTAAGGATCCTAAACTGGCTGAGCCGATTTCAATGGATGGGCTGAAAAGCTTTTAG
- the recD gene encoding RecBCD enzyme subunit RecD, which produces MAREKSLLWEMLSQWREEGQLRALDWHFAKLLAGCGASEEVVLAGALTSAALSVGHSCLPLFALEQKLQELDCPVQMNWSDALSPSCCVGEHQPLVFDKARIYLNRYWQFEKALADRLTVTGLARPPAPSKVKPILNRLFGKETEGEVDWQRVAVAQACCQRLLVISGGPGCGKTTTVTRLLALLQELSLKEQGRALEIALVAPTGKAAARLSESILKARMELNCSEEARQVIPARASTIHRLLGVIPGRQEFRHDAHNPLLLDLLVVDEASMIDLPLMARLFDALTPTTRVVLLGDRDQLASVDAGAVLADICQFIDQGQSPKLVDYLQRCGAPCAQEAKVKALPIADNLVMLRKSYRFSERSGIGQLARAVNQGEPSKGLRYLNNDQYSDIDWHPLSEESYRYALDSSEQSCQLYLDALYRGASMSEVFSLFKQFQLLVALRQGDFGVEGINQRLQRQLYQRGLLQAPTGWCVGLPLMVESNDHHQQLYNGDIGIMAEHTNGTLMVAFEDSEAEQGIRWVLPSRLPEHQSVFAMTVHKSQGSEFTRVLMLLPPNGAGSPSRELLYTGITRARNQFSLIADEVSFKRACQHCTTRFSGLANRLSE; this is translated from the coding sequence ATGGCTCGTGAAAAATCACTGCTTTGGGAAATGCTTTCGCAATGGCGTGAAGAGGGGCAGTTGCGGGCTCTGGATTGGCATTTTGCCAAGTTATTAGCCGGGTGTGGGGCCAGTGAAGAGGTGGTTTTAGCTGGGGCGTTGACCAGTGCCGCACTCAGTGTCGGGCATAGCTGCCTGCCTCTTTTCGCGCTTGAACAAAAATTGCAGGAATTAGACTGTCCCGTACAAATGAACTGGAGCGATGCGCTGAGCCCATCATGTTGTGTGGGCGAGCATCAGCCATTGGTGTTTGATAAAGCGCGTATTTATCTCAATCGTTATTGGCAGTTTGAAAAAGCGCTGGCGGATCGCCTGACGGTGACGGGGTTGGCTCGCCCTCCAGCACCGTCAAAAGTGAAACCGATCTTAAACCGGTTGTTTGGCAAAGAGACGGAAGGCGAGGTTGACTGGCAGCGGGTAGCGGTTGCTCAGGCCTGTTGTCAGCGGCTGTTGGTGATTAGTGGTGGCCCGGGCTGTGGTAAAACCACGACGGTAACACGCCTTTTGGCACTGCTTCAGGAACTATCTCTGAAAGAACAGGGCCGTGCATTAGAGATTGCGCTGGTGGCACCAACAGGCAAAGCGGCTGCACGCCTGAGTGAGTCGATCTTAAAAGCCCGTATGGAGTTAAATTGTTCTGAAGAAGCCCGGCAGGTGATTCCGGCCAGAGCGAGTACCATTCATCGTTTGCTGGGGGTGATTCCCGGCCGCCAGGAATTTCGCCATGATGCTCATAATCCATTATTGCTGGATTTGCTGGTGGTGGATGAAGCATCGATGATTGATTTACCGTTGATGGCTCGGTTATTCGATGCGTTGACTCCAACAACTCGCGTGGTGTTGTTAGGAGACCGGGATCAGTTGGCATCGGTGGATGCCGGGGCTGTATTGGCGGATATCTGTCAGTTTATCGATCAGGGACAAAGCCCTAAATTGGTAGATTATTTACAGCGTTGCGGCGCACCTTGTGCCCAAGAGGCAAAAGTGAAAGCATTACCGATAGCTGATAATCTGGTGATGCTGAGAAAGAGTTATCGTTTTTCTGAGCGTTCGGGGATTGGGCAGCTTGCCAGAGCGGTCAATCAGGGCGAGCCTTCCAAAGGCTTACGTTATCTCAATAACGATCAGTATAGCGATATCGACTGGCATCCTCTTTCTGAAGAAAGTTATCGTTATGCGCTCGATAGTTCTGAACAGTCCTGTCAGTTATATCTGGATGCGCTTTATCGCGGTGCATCGATGAGTGAAGTCTTTTCGTTGTTTAAACAGTTTCAATTGTTGGTGGCTTTGCGTCAGGGTGATTTTGGTGTAGAAGGGATCAACCAGCGCTTACAACGGCAATTATATCAACGAGGTCTGCTTCAGGCACCAACTGGATGGTGTGTGGGGTTGCCGTTAATGGTCGAAAGTAATGATCATCATCAGCAGCTCTATAATGGGGATATTGGAATTATGGCCGAACATACCAATGGAACCTTAATGGTGGCATTTGAAGACAGCGAAGCTGAACAGGGGATCCGTTGGGTTTTGCCGAGTCGTCTGCCGGAGCATCAAAGTGTCTTTGCCATGACGGTTCATAAGAGTCAGGGATCTGAATTTACCCGGGTCTTGATGTTATTGCCGCCGAATGGGGCCGGGAGTCCCAGTCGTGAGTTACTTTATACGGGTATCACGCGCGCCCGAAATCAGTTTTCACTGATTGCCGATGAAGTGAGTTTTAAGCGGGCCTGTCAGCATTGTACGACCCGTTTTTCGGGATTAGCAAATCGGTTAAGTGAATAA
- the recB gene encoding RecBCD enzyme subunit RecB: MSERLELESFPLRGVRLIEASAGTGKTFTISALVLRLLLGVDEPAREPLAIEQILVVTFTEAATAELRARIRLRIHQARIDFLRGQSSDPLIHFLLSQSPDPKVDAERLLVAEQNMDQASVFTIHGFCQRMLKEHAFESGMAFESEFLTSEYSLKLRAVEDCWRQKFYPLPEAMVARVMSFWHEPKALLDQLQGVLAQPQLQLESALDVDPVTWFMKRLAQIDAFKQQWQAQSDTLAQALSQSDLDKRSYSKSNLPKWLHEIELFARNDTVDETLPKNLSRFGSDMLSAKTKSGEMARHPLITATDALLEGGGDLKAILMGPLIRQIRGRFGELKTQQQQLGFDDLLSMLAEALNDQSDGVLATSIRSHYPVAMIDEFQDTDPQQYRIFDTVYGHSDNKDHALFLIGDPKQAIYGFRGADIFTYMQARQQVSAHYTLPVNYRSSGAMVDAVNGLFSWYENPFIYRDAIQFTPVESAPSLRERAGLMVEGKSQNALNFVLAESSTNALTSRDYRSMQAKDCAARIRAWLCDGQLDEGCRGIRAVVPADIAVLVRTNREGQLIAQALRQLAIPYVLRASRDSVFASDEGYQWYLQLAAALQPTNERLLHAALASPLLGYSLVELETIGHDEMRWQACVETYQRYQRIWRRRGVLPLLYHWLEQKDMAGHLLRDRAGERQLTNLLHLGELLQQQSQQLDGEAALLRWFARQLLEPDVDADEQQLRLESDDRLVQIVTIHKSKGLEYPLVLVPFAFSFRESSEAIYHRDGRLTLALDGRDEAKEQAKEERLGEDLRLLYVALTRAKYHCALGVAPLARTSSAKKTTVHQSALGFLLQHAQAGHKQQLTDALEALTARYPVIGWEMAIADWPEPLPSLPAPSDTLNCRLIQRGVPHRWSLTSYSSLSRQRQHYDASDEMSWLDQVVIEAHGADETVLDPFHFARGAKAGTFLHSVFELIDFQASRQEVRIQMAELLARAGYDEQWLDVVIQLRSQVLEAPLSDGGVREAFCLAKVASEQRLAEMEFAMPLAGLSTKTLNPFLQANDPLSAKAPPLRFEQIEGMLKGFIDLICCVDGRYYVLDYKSNHLGDSYDDYNRPAMEQAMIEHRYDFQYQLYSVALLRLLRLRLPDFEYERHFGGVYYLFIRGMTGQNDLDTGVYFARPDEAFLHQLDMLIGDVDGS; the protein is encoded by the coding sequence ATGAGTGAACGACTTGAGCTTGAGAGCTTTCCGCTGCGCGGCGTTCGGCTGATTGAAGCCAGTGCCGGAACGGGCAAAACGTTTACGATTAGTGCGCTGGTGCTTCGTTTGTTGCTGGGTGTTGATGAACCGGCCCGTGAACCATTAGCGATTGAACAGATTTTAGTGGTGACGTTTACTGAAGCTGCAACCGCGGAGCTTCGGGCCCGAATCCGGCTGCGTATTCATCAGGCCCGGATCGATTTTTTGCGTGGGCAATCCAGTGATCCGCTCATCCATTTTTTATTATCCCAAAGCCCTGATCCAAAGGTTGATGCTGAGCGCCTTTTGGTGGCAGAGCAGAATATGGATCAGGCTTCGGTATTTACTATTCATGGTTTTTGCCAGCGAATGCTCAAAGAGCATGCGTTTGAAAGTGGAATGGCGTTTGAAAGTGAATTTTTAACGTCTGAATACAGTCTGAAACTGCGTGCTGTTGAAGATTGCTGGCGTCAAAAGTTTTATCCATTGCCTGAAGCCATGGTCGCCAGAGTCATGAGCTTCTGGCATGAACCTAAAGCGTTGCTAGACCAGTTGCAGGGCGTGTTAGCCCAGCCGCAGCTTCAGCTCGAAAGCGCGTTGGATGTTGACCCCGTCACATGGTTTATGAAGCGCTTAGCGCAAATTGATGCATTTAAACAACAGTGGCAGGCGCAAAGCGATACCCTGGCCCAGGCGCTCTCGCAAAGCGATTTAGACAAACGCAGCTATTCAAAAAGCAATTTGCCTAAATGGCTTCATGAGATCGAATTGTTTGCCCGAAATGATACGGTTGATGAAACGTTGCCGAAGAATCTGAGCCGTTTTGGCTCTGATATGCTTTCGGCGAAAACAAAATCGGGGGAGATGGCCCGTCATCCTCTGATTACGGCCACTGATGCATTGCTAGAAGGTGGTGGTGATCTGAAAGCGATTCTTATGGGGCCGCTTATTCGTCAGATCCGGGGCCGTTTTGGCGAATTGAAAACCCAGCAGCAACAGCTTGGCTTTGATGATCTCTTAAGTATGTTGGCCGAGGCGCTTAATGATCAAAGTGATGGTGTGCTGGCAACCTCGATTCGTAGCCATTATCCGGTGGCGATGATTGATGAATTTCAGGATACTGATCCGCAACAATATCGCATTTTTGATACCGTCTATGGGCACTCTGACAATAAGGATCATGCGCTCTTTTTAATCGGCGATCCGAAACAGGCGATTTATGGTTTCAGGGGAGCCGATATCTTCACCTATATGCAGGCCCGACAGCAAGTCAGTGCGCATTATACGCTGCCGGTTAATTATCGCTCATCCGGTGCGATGGTCGATGCGGTTAACGGGTTGTTTAGCTGGTATGAAAATCCGTTTATCTATCGGGATGCTATTCAGTTTACACCGGTTGAAAGTGCCCCTTCGCTTCGGGAACGGGCCGGATTAATGGTGGAAGGCAAGAGCCAGAATGCACTGAATTTCGTATTGGCTGAGAGTTCAACTAACGCGCTGACATCCCGCGATTACCGGTCAATGCAGGCAAAAGATTGTGCCGCACGGATCAGGGCCTGGCTTTGTGACGGGCAGCTGGATGAAGGCTGCCGGGGCATCCGGGCTGTGGTTCCGGCTGATATTGCGGTGCTGGTGAGAACCAACCGTGAAGGGCAGTTGATTGCCCAGGCGCTCAGACAATTAGCGATTCCTTATGTATTGCGGGCCAGTCGCGATAGTGTGTTTGCCAGTGATGAAGGGTACCAGTGGTATTTGCAGTTGGCCGCAGCTTTGCAACCGACTAATGAACGCTTACTCCATGCTGCTTTAGCCTCTCCGTTACTGGGGTATTCCCTTGTCGAATTAGAAACGATTGGCCATGATGAGATGCGCTGGCAGGCTTGTGTGGAAACGTATCAGCGCTATCAGCGGATTTGGCGGAGACGGGGGGTGTTACCTCTGTTGTATCATTGGTTAGAACAGAAGGATATGGCAGGACATCTGTTACGGGATCGGGCCGGTGAGCGGCAACTGACCAATTTGTTGCATCTTGGCGAATTACTCCAGCAGCAGAGTCAGCAGTTAGATGGCGAAGCGGCTTTATTGCGTTGGTTTGCCCGTCAGTTACTGGAACCGGATGTTGATGCAGACGAACAGCAGTTACGTTTAGAGAGCGATGACCGGTTAGTCCAGATCGTCACGATTCATAAAAGTAAAGGGCTGGAATACCCGTTAGTTTTAGTTCCGTTCGCGTTTAGTTTTCGTGAATCCAGTGAGGCGATATATCATCGGGACGGGCGTTTGACACTGGCTTTAGATGGTCGTGATGAAGCGAAAGAACAGGCCAAAGAAGAGCGGCTCGGGGAAGACTTAAGGCTGCTTTATGTTGCGCTGACCCGGGCTAAATATCACTGTGCCCTGGGGGTTGCCCCGTTGGCCCGAACGTCCAGCGCAAAAAAAACGACGGTCCATCAGAGCGCGTTAGGTTTTCTGTTACAGCATGCGCAAGCGGGTCATAAACAGCAACTGACTGATGCTCTGGAAGCGCTAACGGCCCGGTATCCGGTGATTGGCTGGGAGATGGCTATTGCAGACTGGCCTGAACCACTGCCATCATTGCCGGCGCCGTCTGATACATTAAATTGCCGTTTAATACAGCGTGGTGTGCCGCATCGCTGGTCGCTGACCAGTTACTCATCTTTATCCCGTCAGCGTCAACATTATGATGCATCGGATGAGATGTCTTGGTTGGATCAGGTGGTTATTGAGGCTCACGGAGCGGATGAAACGGTTTTAGATCCTTTCCATTTTGCCCGTGGCGCTAAAGCCGGGACTTTTTTGCATAGTGTGTTTGAGTTGATTGATTTTCAGGCATCAAGGCAAGAGGTTCGGATACAGATGGCGGAGCTACTGGCAAGAGCAGGGTATGACGAGCAGTGGCTTGACGTGGTCATTCAGCTTCGCTCACAGGTTCTTGAGGCACCTCTTAGCGATGGCGGCGTTCGTGAAGCATTTTGTCTGGCCAAAGTCGCTTCAGAGCAGAGACTGGCTGAGATGGAGTTTGCGATGCCGCTGGCCGGGCTTTCGACTAAAACGCTGAATCCCTTTTTACAGGCGAACGATCCATTAAGCGCAAAAGCGCCGCCACTGCGGTTTGAGCAGATAGAAGGGATGCTTAAAGGGTTTATCGACCTGATTTGTTGTGTGGATGGGCGTTATTACGTGTTGGACTATAAATCGAACCATCTTGGGGATAGCTATGATGATTACAATCGTCCGGCGATGGAGCAGGCGATGATTGAGCACCGCTATGATTTTCAGTATCAGCTTTATTCGGTTGCGCTACTCCGCCTGCTGCGACTGCGGTTGCCTGATTTTGAGTATGAACGGCATTTTGGCGGAGTTTATTATTTATTTATCCGGGGAATGACCGGGCAGAATGATCTCGATACAGGGGTCTATTTTGCAAGACCCGATGAAGCATTTCTTCATCAACTGGACATGCTAATAGGGGATGTCGATGGCTCGTGA
- the recC gene encoding RecBCD enzyme subunit RecC: MFYFYQSNQLDVLAGLIGPLMRQAPLSNPLIAEQVLVQSPGMAQWLKFELAEQLGVSANIEFPLPSSFIWQMFYRVLDDIPEQTPFSKEAMAWRLMRLLPQQRSDDDFAPLFEYLGIEESTQARKLWQLCQKIADLFDQYLVYRPHWMSEWEAGHDLPEITAHQGWQPKLWRLLVDDTVTTIAQPYHRGNLFADFIERLSIGTPVAGLPERIFIFGISALPPAYLRALEALAQHLDIHLLFGNPSQAYWGDVRDDLTFSGNPLLASMGKLGRDYLSMLAEVEKQELDIDLFVPAQGDSMLHQLQRDVLELENPIDPLAWESSQHKRAVTRDDHSISLSICHSARRELEVLHDQLLAMFEADEQLTPRDVIVMVPDINRYSPAIAAVFGSAGETHWIPYAISDRGACEESPLLQSFIELLALPLSRSSASGVLSLLDVPAIRRRFAIEPGQQERLRQWVIESGIRWGLDGEDLQRWSLPDSGELNSWLFGLKRMLLGYAQDEQQGLVAGILPYQQSQGMEATLIGYLADFVEALIDLRDALQTPADAVKWQHRLLTLLDNFYDFDAEEVGEQQHLYQMIAHLYEMAEECDYQQAIDPMVMYDYCRRQLSGQQGAQRFLAGPVNFCTLLPMRAIPFKVVCLLGMNDADYPRTAPSLGFDLMAQQPMQRGDRSRREDDRYLFLEAVLAAGERLYISYVGRSAQDNNPLEPSVLVSELTDYLAQSFCINSDEALDSDTSGQRLLAAITTEHPLQPFSPVYFQESSRLFSYNPRWLGAACALQSGGDAPAEKPAESLSRDGMMESVEYTDFQQFIRAPGEWLYKRRLNIYYPELEEQSVEAENFTLSGLNRYQLDVTLLQARLGGQVFDELSARLSASGQLPHGAFGDITLLQRWHALDPLIDRLAQLPELSVSRWAFQFPGCEEQGLAALKGWLTSESSSVLLQFRPGKLRAKDKLLSWIDYLIACQLDEVPGESLLLGIDEAVSWQSVDAKLARDYLNRWLDAMNYAWCSPLPLPIEALWMYASTAWDETTGQLSQDSGQLKSARDKAQLYYQGEYGEVTNRYLYQSLGDSLESHWAFLDPWVEQLLLPPLRYLAEADDE; the protein is encoded by the coding sequence ATGTTCTATTTTTATCAGAGTAATCAACTGGATGTTTTAGCTGGATTGATTGGGCCTTTGATGCGTCAGGCTCCATTATCTAATCCGTTGATAGCTGAACAGGTTCTGGTTCAGAGCCCGGGGATGGCTCAGTGGCTTAAGTTTGAGCTGGCTGAACAACTGGGGGTAAGTGCCAATATTGAGTTTCCTCTGCCGTCGAGTTTTATCTGGCAGATGTTTTATCGGGTACTCGATGATATTCCTGAGCAAACGCCATTTAGTAAAGAGGCTATGGCCTGGCGGCTGATGCGGCTTTTACCTCAGCAACGCTCTGACGATGATTTCGCACCTCTTTTTGAATATCTGGGGATTGAGGAGTCGACACAGGCCCGAAAACTCTGGCAGCTTTGTCAGAAAATTGCTGACTTGTTCGATCAGTATCTGGTGTACCGTCCACACTGGATGAGCGAGTGGGAAGCCGGGCATGATTTGCCGGAGATTACAGCGCATCAGGGCTGGCAACCTAAACTGTGGCGATTACTGGTGGATGACACTGTGACCACGATCGCTCAGCCTTATCACCGCGGAAATTTATTTGCTGATTTTATCGAGCGTTTGAGTATTGGAACGCCTGTTGCTGGACTTCCCGAGCGGATTTTTATCTTCGGTATTTCAGCATTACCCCCCGCTTATTTACGGGCTCTTGAAGCACTGGCGCAGCATCTCGATATTCATCTGTTATTTGGTAACCCAAGCCAGGCCTATTGGGGGGATGTTCGCGATGATTTAACATTTTCAGGCAATCCTTTGCTGGCGTCGATGGGTAAGCTGGGGCGGGATTATCTGTCGATGTTGGCTGAGGTGGAAAAACAAGAACTGGATATTGACTTGTTTGTGCCAGCGCAGGGCGACTCCATGTTGCATCAGTTACAGAGGGACGTTTTAGAGCTGGAAAATCCTATCGATCCGCTGGCCTGGGAATCAAGCCAGCATAAACGAGCCGTGACGCGTGATGATCACAGCATTTCGCTGAGTATTTGCCATAGCGCCCGTCGCGAGCTGGAAGTATTACATGATCAGCTTCTGGCCATGTTCGAAGCTGATGAACAATTAACACCGCGCGATGTCATTGTCATGGTGCCGGATATTAACCGGTATAGCCCGGCCATCGCTGCAGTGTTTGGCTCTGCCGGTGAAACGCATTGGATCCCTTATGCGATTTCAGATCGCGGGGCGTGCGAAGAGAGCCCGTTACTACAGAGTTTTATCGAGCTTTTAGCCTTACCGCTGAGCCGCAGTAGTGCCAGTGGCGTTTTGAGCCTGCTGGATGTTCCGGCGATTCGCCGGCGTTTTGCGATAGAGCCTGGCCAGCAGGAGCGGCTGCGCCAATGGGTGATTGAGTCGGGTATTCGCTGGGGATTGGATGGAGAGGATTTGCAGCGCTGGTCTTTGCCAGATAGTGGTGAGCTTAACTCATGGCTGTTTGGCTTAAAACGGATGCTGCTCGGTTATGCGCAGGATGAACAGCAAGGGCTGGTCGCCGGGATACTGCCTTATCAGCAAAGTCAGGGAATGGAAGCGACACTGATTGGCTATCTGGCTGACTTTGTCGAAGCGCTGATTGATTTACGTGATGCCTTGCAAACACCCGCTGATGCCGTTAAGTGGCAACATCGGCTGCTAACGCTACTGGATAATTTTTATGATTTTGATGCAGAGGAAGTGGGCGAGCAACAACATCTGTATCAGATGATTGCCCATCTTTATGAAATGGCGGAGGAATGTGATTATCAGCAGGCGATTGATCCCATGGTGATGTATGATTATTGCCGGCGTCAATTGTCCGGCCAGCAGGGGGCTCAGCGGTTTCTGGCCGGCCCCGTGAACTTTTGTACATTGCTGCCGATGCGGGCGATTCCATTTAAAGTGGTATGCCTTTTGGGAATGAACGATGCGGATTATCCGCGCACGGCGCCGTCGCTCGGGTTTGATTTAATGGCACAGCAGCCCATGCAACGCGGCGACCGGAGCCGGCGTGAAGATGATCGTTATCTGTTTTTAGAAGCGGTGTTGGCGGCTGGTGAACGGCTGTATATTAGCTATGTCGGGCGCAGCGCACAGGATAATAACCCACTTGAGCCCTCGGTACTGGTGAGTGAGCTGACCGATTATCTGGCGCAGAGCTTTTGTATCAACTCAGATGAGGCGCTTGACAGTGATACGTCTGGGCAACGGCTGCTGGCAGCGATCACGACCGAGCATCCGTTGCAGCCATTTAGTCCGGTGTACTTTCAGGAAAGCTCCCGGCTATTTAGTTATAACCCGCGCTGGCTTGGGGCGGCCTGTGCACTGCAATCTGGAGGAGATGCCCCGGCTGAGAAACCGGCTGAATCACTCAGCCGGGATGGCATGATGGAATCAGTTGAATATACCGATTTTCAGCAGTTTATCCGGGCCCCGGGGGAGTGGCTGTACAAACGCCGGTTAAATATCTATTACCCAGAGCTTGAGGAGCAATCGGTTGAAGCTGAAAATTTCACGTTGTCAGGGCTCAATCGTTATCAGTTAGATGTTACTTTACTGCAGGCCCGTTTGGGTGGACAAGTGTTCGATGAGCTCAGTGCACGATTATCAGCCAGTGGCCAGCTTCCTCACGGGGCTTTTGGCGATATTACGCTGCTGCAACGCTGGCATGCGCTTGATCCGCTCATCGACCGGCTCGCTCAGTTACCGGAATTATCGGTGAGCCGCTGGGCCTTCCAGTTTCCCGGCTGCGAAGAGCAGGGTCTTGCGGCACTCAAAGGCTGGCTAACCAGTGAAAGCTCGTCGGTTTTATTGCAGTTTCGCCCCGGGAAACTGCGGGCGAAGGATAAGCTCCTGAGCTGGATTGATTACTTAATTGCCTGTCAGTTGGATGAAGTGCCGGGTGAGAGTTTATTGTTGGGTATTGATGAAGCCGTTAGCTGGCAGAGCGTTGATGCAAAACTGGCCCGTGATTATCTGAATCGTTGGCTTGATGCCATGAACTACGCTTGGTGCTCGCCTTTGCCACTTCCCATTGAAGCGCTCTGGATGTATGCGTCGACGGCCTGGGATGAGACAACGGGGCAGTTAAGCCAGGACAGCGGCCAGTTGAAAAGTGCCCGGGATAAGGCGCAGCTTTATTATCAGGGAGAGTATGGTGAGGTGACCAACCGTTATTTGTATCAATCTTTAGGCGATTCTCTTGAATCCCACTGGGCGTTTCTGGACCCCTGGGTGGAACAATTGCTGTTGCCACCATTACGGTATCTGGCGGAGGCAGATGATGAGTGA